The proteins below are encoded in one region of bacterium:
- a CDS encoding O-antigen polymerase: MAIWIGVVLLAASGLLSVMLVGHLFTPSTIFLAIWTGMFGFVLIDETVYRFFSSQVSGYAYLLHGLSFLAFIVGSVTILLAHAMARRRQHTSRRDDVGPSSLLALATWQVLALLGLVGFKLVLVHARYGNVLASLGAIRADFIAGRVAFPAWSDLTTVFANLAILNLAVLMAYKRTPLATALAATTIVAAFLDDLSTADKGGLRLIILLVLGTYYAASIGRQARWNGKVIITWSVVVLATVALFSFITSWRSGSRSIADVTYQHFYGDIVGNLVSSSWFVERPLPSTVPGENSFHGLYTLVGGITDHLFGQSVYASGYSSTDPAYYANIVERGVYNTTDYVAYLYSDFGIVGLILASYVWGVVATRAFVRAIQRKRIVDIQALALITVGIVVSVRGFYYGAAGFWLTLLCVYARGWFSTMLRDHRRAGTTVRSG; encoded by the coding sequence GTGGCTATTTGGATCGGTGTGGTTCTTCTGGCCGCTTCTGGCCTGCTATCCGTGATGCTCGTAGGCCACCTCTTTACTCCTTCCACCATATTCCTCGCGATATGGACGGGTATGTTTGGTTTCGTGCTGATCGACGAGACAGTGTATCGGTTCTTCTCGTCTCAGGTGAGCGGTTATGCATATCTCCTCCACGGTCTGAGCTTTCTCGCGTTCATTGTGGGTTCGGTGACGATTCTCTTAGCACACGCGATGGCACGGCGCCGTCAACACACGTCGCGTCGAGACGACGTGGGTCCAAGCAGTCTCCTTGCGCTCGCGACGTGGCAGGTCCTCGCTCTTCTTGGGCTTGTGGGATTCAAATTGGTGCTCGTCCATGCTCGGTATGGCAATGTTCTCGCTAGTCTCGGGGCGATTCGGGCCGACTTTATCGCCGGCCGCGTTGCGTTTCCCGCGTGGTCCGATCTGACGACCGTGTTCGCAAACTTGGCGATTCTCAATCTTGCTGTTCTCATGGCCTACAAGAGGACGCCCCTCGCGACGGCGCTGGCCGCAACCACGATTGTTGCGGCGTTCCTCGATGATCTATCGACCGCCGACAAGGGCGGACTCCGCCTGATCATCCTCCTGGTTCTCGGGACATACTACGCGGCAAGCATTGGGCGTCAGGCGAGATGGAACGGAAAGGTCATCATCACGTGGTCCGTTGTGGTCCTTGCCACGGTGGCTCTGTTCTCGTTCATCACATCGTGGCGAAGCGGCAGCAGGTCGATTGCGGACGTTACCTACCAACACTTCTACGGCGATATCGTCGGCAATCTCGTTTCGTCGAGCTGGTTTGTGGAACGCCCCTTGCCGAGCACCGTGCCGGGCGAAAACAGTTTTCATGGACTCTACACGCTGGTGGGAGGCATCACGGACCACCTGTTTGGACAGTCGGTCTACGCGAGCGGCTACTCAAGCACCGACCCCGCATACTACGCGAACATCGTTGAACGTGGCGTGTACAACACGACGGACTATGTAGCTTATCTGTACTCCGATTTCGGAATCGTGGGTCTGATCCTTGCGAGCTACGTGTGGGGGGTCGTCGCGACGAGGGCGTTCGTGCGTGCGATCCAACGGAAGCGCATCGTCGACATCCAAGCGCTGGCCCTGATCACCGTGGGCATCGTGGTCTCCGTCAGGGGATTCTACTATGGCGCCGCGGGATTTTGGCTGACGCTGCTGTGCGTGTACGCTCGGGGGTGGTTCTCGACGATGTTGCGGGACCATAGGCGAGCTGGTACGACGGTCCGCTCGGGCTGA